The following are encoded together in the Serratia nematodiphila DZ0503SBS1 genome:
- a CDS encoding LysR substrate-binding domain-containing protein, whose product MRLNLEALLILDALDRHGSFAAAAAALFKTPSALSYMVQKLENDLDITLLDRSGHRAKFTDTGKLMLEKGRVLLRAAQDLEQQARYVENGWESEITLGIDASFPFARLLPLIDEFYRQHHHTRLRFSHEVLAGSWESLVYGCADIIIGAICEPPSRVGYAFSRLGQLDYVFAVAPQHPLAALPEPLPKDEIRQHRAVVVRDTSRVNAPQSLNLLEEQDTLTVFGFDAKLQAQLAGLGCGYLPRSLAEPYLNSGELVAKRVESERCSDIAYFGWRESASGLAAKWWRERLQRYADDGEAYPAAQ is encoded by the coding sequence ATGAGATTAAACCTGGAAGCGCTGCTGATTTTGGACGCGCTGGACCGGCACGGATCTTTCGCCGCCGCGGCCGCCGCACTGTTTAAAACCCCTTCGGCACTGAGCTATATGGTGCAAAAGCTGGAGAACGATCTCGACATCACCCTGCTCGATCGCTCCGGGCATCGGGCGAAGTTCACCGATACCGGCAAGCTGATGCTGGAAAAGGGGCGGGTGCTGCTGCGGGCGGCGCAGGATCTGGAGCAGCAGGCGCGCTATGTCGAAAACGGCTGGGAAAGCGAAATCACGCTCGGGATTGACGCCTCTTTCCCGTTTGCCCGCCTGTTGCCGCTGATCGACGAGTTCTATCGGCAGCATCACCATACCCGGCTGCGTTTCAGCCACGAAGTGCTGGCCGGCTCCTGGGAGTCGCTGGTCTACGGTTGCGCCGACATTATCATCGGCGCCATCTGCGAGCCGCCGTCACGGGTGGGCTATGCGTTCAGCAGGCTGGGGCAGCTGGATTACGTGTTCGCCGTCGCGCCGCAGCATCCGCTGGCGGCATTGCCGGAACCGTTGCCGAAGGACGAAATCCGTCAGCACCGGGCGGTGGTGGTGCGCGACACTTCGCGCGTCAACGCGCCGCAGAGCCTGAATCTGCTGGAAGAGCAGGATACGCTGACGGTCTTCGGTTTCGACGCCAAGCTGCAGGCGCAGCTGGCCGGGCTGGGCTGCGGCTATCTGCCGCGTTCTTTGGCGGAACCTTACCTGAACAGCGGCGAACTGGTGGCGAAACGCGTCGAATCGGAACGCTGCAGCGACATCGCCTATTTCGGTTGGCGGGAAAGCGCCAGCGGCCTGGCGGCCAAATGGTGGCGCGAACGGCTGCAGCGCTACGCGGACGACGGCGAGGCCTACCCGGCGGCGCAGTGA
- a CDS encoding antibiotic biosynthesis monooxygenase gives MAHPQHVTLVITHRLAPGNEQAYEAWLNRIMPDAAGFTGHLGVNVIRPSGDEQAYTVLVRFDNLDNLYRWLNSPQRKQYIEEVTPLLLENDHIEIRPGAEFWFTPPNPSVRQPPQWKQFIITLLVIFPSTNLVPWFWGRVLPQLDGSLLGHFLNDATVVALVVYLWMPIVTRVFHQWLTRR, from the coding sequence ATGGCCCATCCGCAGCATGTCACGCTGGTGATCACCCACCGTTTGGCGCCGGGGAACGAACAGGCCTATGAGGCCTGGCTGAACCGCATCATGCCCGACGCCGCAGGCTTCACCGGCCATTTAGGCGTCAACGTGATTCGCCCTTCCGGCGACGAACAGGCCTATACGGTGCTGGTCCGCTTCGACAATCTCGACAATCTCTACCGCTGGCTCAACTCGCCGCAGCGCAAGCAATACATCGAAGAAGTCACTCCGCTGTTGCTGGAGAACGACCATATCGAGATCCGCCCCGGCGCAGAGTTCTGGTTTACCCCGCCCAACCCCAGCGTGCGCCAGCCGCCCCAGTGGAAGCAGTTCATCATCACCCTGCTGGTGATCTTTCCATCCACCAATCTGGTGCCCTGGTTTTGGGGACGGGTGCTGCCGCAGCTGGACGGCTCGCTGCTCGGCCATTTTCTCAATGACGCCACCGTGGTCGCCCTGGTGGTGTACCTGTGGATGCCTATCGTGACTCGCGTTTTTCATCAATGGCTGACCCGCCGTTAG
- a CDS encoding cell envelope integrity TolA C-terminal domain-containing protein — protein MKKTLSLLALLLLSGCGAGREAGMPLPQAPALAATQLSYPERVHNAVSRELRLPEHAHGQRCTLAIRLQPDGKLASSKIVRGDAPLCAAASAAVQRAQFPPMASATEYALFNAVVLDFVP, from the coding sequence ATGAAAAAGACACTAAGCCTGTTGGCGTTGTTGTTGCTGAGCGGCTGCGGCGCCGGGCGCGAGGCCGGCATGCCGTTGCCGCAGGCCCCGGCACTGGCCGCAACGCAGCTCAGTTATCCGGAGCGGGTACATAACGCGGTGAGCCGTGAGCTGCGCTTGCCGGAACATGCGCACGGTCAGCGTTGCACCCTTGCTATCCGTTTGCAGCCGGACGGCAAGCTGGCGAGCAGCAAGATCGTAAGAGGCGATGCGCCCCTGTGCGCAGCGGCGAGCGCTGCGGTGCAGCGCGCGCAGTTTCCGCCGATGGCCAGCGCCACTGAATACGCATTGTTCAACGCTGTGGTGCTCGATTTCGTTCCCTGA
- a CDS encoding fatty acid desaturase, translating to MSHAHYLHPEQRDRIRRLHRRWHWRLELPTWGIMAAVYGGWFGVAHYWQALGPWLGAPLLILLTTGYMSLQHELIHGHPTRWPRVNQLFGLLPLAVWYPYGLYRDSHLRHHRNDHLTDPHEDPESYYFSAAQWRRYPRLLPLLAAVRNTLIGRVLLGPALDIVTTLFGAVKTLAAGDLRAWAMWLAHLSLLAALLHWLQMQGIGAAFYLLAISYPALALTKVRSFFEHRAVDAPQARSIINEAGWPWRLLFLNLNYHLVHHDLPGLPWYGLREVYLAEREAYQRRSQGFVAQGYGEWLRDYALTPIDVGVHPLSAGERREERDVLPKKKLIARWKRVSQDFPTELAHEPENI from the coding sequence ATGTCCCACGCCCACTATTTGCACCCTGAACAACGCGACCGCATCCGGCGGCTTCATCGGCGCTGGCACTGGCGGCTGGAGTTGCCCACCTGGGGGATCATGGCGGCAGTGTACGGCGGCTGGTTCGGCGTGGCGCATTATTGGCAGGCGCTGGGCCCGTGGCTTGGCGCGCCGCTGCTGATCCTGCTGACCACCGGGTATATGTCGCTGCAACACGAGCTGATCCACGGCCATCCGACGCGCTGGCCGCGCGTCAATCAGCTGTTCGGCCTGTTGCCGCTGGCGGTGTGGTATCCCTATGGGCTGTATCGGGATTCGCATCTGCGCCACCACCGCAACGACCACCTGACCGATCCGCATGAAGATCCCGAAAGTTACTACTTCAGCGCCGCGCAGTGGCGGCGTTATCCCCGCCTGCTGCCGTTATTGGCCGCGGTGCGCAATACGCTGATCGGCCGGGTGCTCCTCGGCCCGGCGCTGGATATCGTCACCACGCTGTTCGGCGCAGTGAAGACGCTTGCAGCGGGCGATCTGCGCGCCTGGGCGATGTGGCTGGCGCATCTGTCGCTGTTGGCGGCGCTGCTGCACTGGCTGCAGATGCAGGGCATCGGCGCGGCGTTTTACCTGTTGGCCATCAGCTACCCGGCGCTGGCGCTGACCAAGGTAAGATCGTTTTTTGAGCATCGCGCCGTGGACGCACCGCAGGCACGTTCTATTATTAATGAGGCGGGCTGGCCGTGGCGGCTGCTGTTTCTCAATCTGAACTACCATTTAGTGCATCACGATTTGCCCGGCCTGCCCTGGTATGGCCTGCGCGAAGTCTATCTGGCGGAACGCGAGGCGTATCAGCGCCGCAGCCAGGGATTCGTCGCGCAGGGTTATGGCGAGTGGCTGCGCGATTACGCACTGACGCCGATCGACGTCGGCGTGCATCCGCTGAGCGCCGGCGAACGGCGGGAGGAACGTGATGTCCTGCCGAAGAAAAAACTTATTGCGCGCTGGAAGCGCGTTTCTCAGGATTTTCCAACCGAACTGGCCCATGAGCCGGAAAACATATAA
- a CDS encoding OsmC family protein, with translation MKGEHHYQVAVTWQGNLGAGTEDYRAYGRDHLIGAVGKADIAGSADPAFRGDATRWNPEDLLVASLSACHKLWYLHLCATSGISVLAYQDNAVGVMREDAARGGFFTSVTLRPQVTVRDGDDLQLAQQLHEQAHHLCFIANSVNFPVACEPQTEYATR, from the coding sequence ATGAAAGGTGAGCATCATTATCAGGTGGCGGTCACCTGGCAGGGGAATTTGGGGGCAGGCACCGAGGATTACCGCGCCTATGGGCGCGATCACCTGATCGGCGCAGTGGGCAAGGCAGACATCGCCGGTTCAGCCGATCCGGCCTTTCGCGGTGACGCGACGCGTTGGAACCCGGAGGATTTGCTGGTGGCTTCGCTCAGCGCCTGTCACAAATTATGGTATCTGCATTTATGCGCTACCTCGGGCATTTCCGTACTGGCCTATCAGGACAACGCCGTCGGGGTGATGCGCGAAGATGCGGCGCGCGGTGGCTTTTTCACCTCGGTGACGCTGCGGCCGCAGGTCACGGTGCGCGACGGCGACGATCTGCAGCTGGCGCAACAGCTGCACGAGCAGGCGCATCACCTGTGCTTTATCGCCAACTCGGTGAATTTCCCGGTGGCGTGCGAACCGCAGACCGAGTACGCAACCCGCTGA
- a CDS encoding hydrolase, whose translation MSKFQLLDKDNSALIFIDHQPQMAFGVANIDRQQLKNNVVGLAKAGKIFNVPTLFTSVETESFSGYIWPELLAVHPEITPIERTSMNSWEDAAFVKAVEATGRKKLVISALWTEVCLTFPALMALEAGYEVYVVTDTSGGTSVDAHERSIDRMVQAGAVPVTWQQVLLEYQRDWARKDTYDAVMALVREHSGAYGMGVDYAYTMVHHAPARTVK comes from the coding sequence ATGTCCAAGTTTCAACTGCTTGATAAAGACAATTCCGCACTGATTTTTATCGATCATCAACCACAAATGGCCTTCGGCGTGGCTAATATTGATCGTCAGCAACTGAAAAACAACGTTGTTGGTTTGGCGAAGGCAGGCAAGATTTTCAACGTTCCCACCCTTTTCACCTCGGTCGAAACCGAAAGCTTCAGCGGCTATATCTGGCCGGAACTGCTGGCGGTACACCCTGAAATCACCCCGATTGAACGCACCTCGATGAACTCCTGGGAAGACGCGGCCTTCGTTAAAGCCGTGGAAGCCACCGGCCGTAAAAAGCTGGTGATCTCCGCGCTGTGGACCGAGGTGTGCCTGACCTTCCCGGCGCTGATGGCGCTGGAAGCCGGCTATGAAGTGTATGTGGTGACCGACACCTCCGGCGGCACCTCCGTCGATGCGCACGAACGTTCGATCGACCGCATGGTGCAGGCCGGCGCCGTACCGGTGACCTGGCAGCAGGTGCTGCTGGAGTACCAACGCGACTGGGCGCGCAAAGATACCTACGACGCGGTGATGGCGCTGGTGCGCGAACACAGCGGCGCGTACGGCATGGGCGTCGACTACGCTTACACCATGGTGCACCACGCACCGGCCCGCACGGTGAAATAA
- a CDS encoding amidohydrolase — MNHHASLIITNGKFHTVDRQHPTAQAVAIRDGKFLAVGSESEVMQHAGPETQVIDLHGHTAIPGLNDSHLHLIRGGLNYNLELRWEGVPSLADALRMLKEQALRTPSPQWVRVVGGWTEFQFAERRMPTLDEINQAAPDTPVFILHLYDRALLNRAALKVVGYTKDTPNPPGGEIQRDANGNPTGMLIAKPNAMILYATLAKGPKLPLEQQVNSTRQFMRELNRLGLTSAIDAGGGFQNYPEDYQVIAELHEKKQLTIRIAYNLFTQRPKQELEDFELWTDMLKPGQGTDFYRHNGAGEMLVFSAADFEDFLQPRPDLPPGTEDELERVVRHLVEHRWPFRLHATYDESISRMLDVFEKVNRDIPFNGLHWLFDHAETITERNIERVKALGGGIAVQHRMAFQGEYFADRYGIEAAKHTPPVAKMLAAELPVGLGTDATRVASYNPWTALYWLVSGRTVGGMAMYDDSARLDRETALMLWTQGSAWFSTEQGKKGQIKVGQLADLAVLSQDYFSVPEEQIKGIESVMTVVDGKVVYAAGSFSPLAPPPLPVLPEWSPVTQVPGHYRSAPPSAAARVGVVSQAHQCCGPCGVHAHQHDIARRSSIPVSDENAFWGAFGCSCFSF, encoded by the coding sequence ATGAACCACCACGCTTCATTGATCATCACCAACGGCAAGTTTCACACCGTCGATCGCCAACACCCCACCGCGCAAGCGGTCGCCATCCGCGACGGCAAGTTTCTGGCGGTCGGCAGCGAAAGCGAAGTCATGCAGCACGCCGGGCCGGAAACCCAGGTGATCGATCTGCACGGCCACACCGCCATTCCGGGCCTGAACGACTCGCACCTGCACCTGATCCGCGGTGGCCTGAACTATAACCTGGAGCTGCGCTGGGAAGGCGTGCCCTCGCTGGCCGACGCGCTGCGCATGTTGAAAGAACAGGCGCTGCGCACCCCGAGCCCGCAATGGGTGCGGGTGGTCGGCGGCTGGACCGAATTCCAGTTCGCCGAGCGCCGCATGCCGACGCTGGACGAAATCAACCAGGCGGCGCCGGACACGCCGGTATTTATTCTGCATCTCTACGATCGCGCGCTGCTTAACCGTGCGGCGTTGAAAGTGGTCGGATACACCAAAGACACGCCGAACCCGCCGGGCGGCGAGATCCAGCGCGACGCCAACGGCAACCCGACCGGCATGCTGATCGCCAAACCCAACGCCATGATCCTGTACGCCACGCTGGCGAAAGGGCCGAAGCTGCCGCTGGAGCAGCAGGTCAACTCTACCCGCCAGTTTATGCGTGAGCTGAACCGTCTCGGTCTCACCAGCGCCATCGACGCCGGCGGCGGCTTCCAGAACTACCCGGAGGATTATCAGGTGATCGCCGAGCTGCACGAGAAAAAGCAGCTGACCATCCGCATCGCCTATAACCTGTTCACCCAGCGGCCTAAACAGGAGCTGGAAGACTTCGAGCTGTGGACCGACATGCTCAAGCCGGGCCAGGGCACCGACTTCTATCGCCACAACGGCGCCGGCGAGATGCTGGTGTTTTCCGCCGCCGACTTCGAAGACTTCCTGCAGCCGCGCCCGGATCTGCCGCCGGGCACCGAAGACGAACTGGAGCGAGTGGTGCGCCATCTGGTCGAGCACCGCTGGCCGTTCCGCCTGCACGCCACCTATGACGAATCCATCAGCCGCATGCTGGACGTGTTCGAGAAGGTGAACCGCGATATTCCGTTCAACGGCCTGCACTGGCTGTTCGACCACGCCGAAACCATTACCGAGCGCAATATCGAGCGCGTCAAGGCGCTGGGCGGCGGCATTGCAGTCCAGCACCGCATGGCGTTCCAGGGGGAGTATTTCGCCGACCGTTACGGCATCGAAGCCGCCAAACATACGCCGCCGGTGGCGAAAATGCTGGCGGCCGAGCTGCCGGTCGGGCTGGGCACCGACGCCACCCGCGTCGCCAGCTACAACCCGTGGACGGCGCTGTACTGGCTGGTTTCCGGCCGCACCGTCGGCGGCATGGCGATGTACGACGACAGCGCGCGGCTGGATCGCGAAACGGCGCTGATGCTGTGGACGCAAGGCAGCGCCTGGTTCTCCACCGAGCAGGGCAAGAAAGGCCAGATCAAGGTCGGCCAGTTGGCGGATTTGGCGGTGCTGTCGCAGGACTACTTCAGCGTGCCGGAAGAGCAGATCAAAGGCATCGAGTCGGTGATGACGGTGGTGGACGGCAAAGTGGTCTACGCCGCCGGCAGCTTCTCGCCGCTGGCGCCGCCCCCGCTGCCGGTGCTGCCGGAGTGGTCGCCGGTCACCCAGGTGCCGGGCCATTACCGCTCCGCACCGCCGTCGGCGGCGGCCCGCGTC